The sequence TTCCGGAGATAGAATTTCTTCAGGAAAGAGATCTCTTATTTTGGAAGGCTTTCTCCAAAGAACCTTTCTAATATCTTTATTGGTGATATATCTACCAGTAAGGTCCTCAATCTTAAATGAATCTTCATCTATAGATATTTTATAATCTTTAAAAATATCAGTATTAAATCTAAATACCTTATCCTCGCCAATATAATATACTAAAAGATCTACAGTCGTATCATATGTAGTAGAAAATATAAATAACAAGTAATCCCCCTTAAAGAAAAAAATTACCCACATCCAACTAATGGATATGGGCTCAAGTTTAGCTAAGAATCCCCTTCAGTTGACTTGCTTTCTCCATCGAACATAGTAGAACTTTTCATGCTGTATTTAATCAACTTAAGATCTTTCCCTACCCAGCGCCTTTGCATAATGTGATCGTAAGAACCAGTTTCAGCCAATAATTCTTCTTTTGAAATAGAAATCTTTGCTCTTGCCAAATCCTTTCCCCTTAACATCCCACTCAACCTCCTTTAATTTAGATTATTCTAATTAGTATTAGTAATATACCATAAATAGTGTTGTTATTCAAGTTTGACAGTAATAATTTTAATTAACTTTATGATAAAATTAACACTACAATAAACAATTTAGAGGATAAATTGACTAGATATGAAAAATTAACAATTTTTTCCTTTGTAGCTATTGGCTTTGTTCTTGGTTTTGCAGGTTCAGTTATTCCTAATCAGAAAAATTTACTTTTATGGACATCTTCTACTTCTTTTCAAATTCAAAGACTTCACATATTTTTCTTCAATTTAATTGCTGGAGGAACCATAATATTATGGTTCACAAAAAAAGAAACCAATTTCTCAAAAAGCACATGGCTTTATCTGATTATATCTTCTATTTACGCTTTCAGCCTCTTTCTGAACCTTTATACAGTTTCATTAATTTCCGGAACTTTATTAATTTTTATAGTTGAGAGCGTAAGAATTAAATATTTTGGCATATTACCTTTTGCTTTCTTTGATTATAAAGTAAGAGTTTGTAAAAAATTTCATTTAGCTTCTTTACTTTGTCTCTCAATTGGAATTTTTCTTGCCCAATTAGCAATTTTAAATAATTACTTTATTAAAATAATACCCCATGATATATTGCCCTTAAATTATTTTTATTTGGGTTTTTCCTTTCCACTATCGTTAATAATTTTTTCAATTATCTACGATCTGATAGACAATAAAAACACTATAGCCTTTAAGTTACAAAAAGAAATTAGCTTCTGGTTAGTTAATCTTGGTGTCATTACATTTTTTGTATTCATAATTTTAAAAATAGTTGTTGGAGAATTAATTTGCGCAAGCCTACTAATAATATATATTCTTTTTACAGCTTATTTATTCATAAAAAATTCTAAACACTTTGAAAACAAAAAATTTCTGTTATCCGGCTTAATGTTTTTAATAATAACTTCTATTACAGGATTCTTAATGATATGCCTACAATTTTTTTATTCAAATATTCAAAGTTATCAGACTTTAAATAATTTTTTGCTTCAAATACACGGTTATCTAGCACTATATGGCTGGTCTCTATCTGGTTTAATCGTGATAATTCGAAAGTTACATATTAAAAATAAATTTCCAAACAACACAAACATATTTTTCCACTGGTTTTTACTAGCTATTTTAGTCCCCCTCGGAATCTTTAACTCCTGGTTTGCCCTGTTTTCTGCAATTTTATTTACGTTTTATTTTTGGAAAATTCTCATAAAATAAATAGAAAAATAAATTATTATTAGTAATAATTATTACAATCAAACTTAATTTTTCGTATATAGTATATAATATATAAATATTACTATAAACATTTTTTTTAAAAAAGGTGGGTTCTTAATGTCAAAGATTGTAGTTTTAGGATCTGGAATATCAGGACACACTGCTTCGTGTTTTTTAAGAAAATATTTAGGTAATGAGCATCAGATCACAGTAGTATCTCCAACAAAAAAATATAATTGGATTCCTTCTAACGTATGGGTAGGGGTAGGCGATATGAAACCCGATCAGGTACTATTTGATTTAGAACCTATTTATAAAAAAGCAAATATTAATTTTATTAATGCAAAAGCAACAAAGATCTATCCTGAAGGTAACAAGTCTATTTCTTCTCCATTCGTTGTAGTAGAAGAAATAAGTTCTAAAAAAGAAAGAAATATTGAATATGATTATCTAATTAATGCAACTGGCCCAAAACTTAATTTTGATGCTACAACAGGTTTAGGCCCATCTAGGAATTCTCAATCAATTTGTTCTGCATCGCACGCCGTTCAAGCCTGGGAGAATCTTAGCTCTTTAATTAAAGAAATGAAAAACGGTAAAAATAAAACTATCGTTATAGGAGTTGGACATGGAATGGCTACATGTCAGGGAGCTGCTTTTGAATATCTTTTTAATGTAGAATCAAAACTAAAAAGAGAAAAAGTTAGAGATAGAGCAAGAATAATTTATATAACCAATGAATACGAACTTGGCGATTTTGGAATGGGCGGTTTACATTTGAAATATGGTGGTTATATTGCTCACAGTAAAACCTTTACCGAATCACTTTTTGCTGAAAGAGAGATCTTCTGGATAAAGAGAGCTCATCCATTAGAAATTAGCAAAAATAAAATAAAATATGAAACGCTTGACGGCACCTTTCACGAGTTAGAATTTGATTTTGCAATGCTGATACCTCCTTTCGCCGGTGTAGGGCTTAAAGCTTTCAATAAAAAAGAGGAGGATATAACTGGTTCTCTATTTTTGCCTAATGGTTTTATGAAAGTGGATGGAAATTATAATCCTAAACCATATATAGAATGGGATGCAGAAGATTGGCCTAAAACCCTTCAAAACCCAAAATATAAGAATGTATTCGCTATAGGAATTGCATTTGCACCACCTCATCCAATTAGCAAACCAATGCAAAGTCCTAATAAAACAACAATTTCTCCTACAGCTCCTAGAACTGGAATGCCATCAGCAATGATGGGAAAAGCTGTAGCTCAAAGTATAGCTAACCTAATAAAGGGAAAAAATAAACCACTACATACTGCAAGTATGGCGAAATTAGGTGCTGCATGTGTAGCTTCTACTGGAACTGGTTTTTTTTCTGGAACAGCAGTATCAATTACTGTTTATCCCATAGTTCCAGATTTTAAAAGATTTCCTGAATACGGTAGAGACCTTAATTTTACCTTTGGAGACATAGGTTTAGCCGGACATTGGATTAAACTACTTCTACACTATGCCTTCATATACAAAGCAAAGCTAAATCCATTCTGGTATATAATTCCTGAATAGTGAGGTATTTAAAATGGTAGATAACAGAAAACCTTATGAGCAAGCTTTTTTTGCATCAAAACCCCTCTGGTATACAAAATTCTTAAGAACTTTTCTCCTTTGGCAATTAGTCAAATTTATAATTATTAATATTAAAATGACACTTATGTTACTAAGATCGCATAGAGGCTAAAAATACTTAAGACATCTCGCTTAAAGCTTGTAAAATAAAATCAAGTTCTTTAGAATAAACTGTTTTCATGTCCAGAAAGTAAAAGTCATCTAATACTCTGCCTATTATTGGTATACTTCTTCTTGTCAAGAAGGTTTCTATATCCTTCGTAGATAATATTTTATGTTTAATGCCAATTCCTATGGTTTTGAAAAAACTTCTAGGAGTAGAACCTCCTCCAAGCCTTCCCTCACTTTCAAAAATTTCTAAAGTAAGATTCTTATTTTTAACGTTACTAATAATATATTTTGCATCTTGAATCATTTCATCTATGGTTTTTGCAAGCATTCTATAAACAGGTATTTCTTCGTATCGTTTGTCAAGATATAGTCTCAAAGTTCCTTCAAGTGCGCATAAAGTCATCTTGTCAACTCTTAAAACTCTCATTAAAGGATTTTTTCTAATCCTCTCAATTAACTTACTTTTTCCTAAGATTATCCCGCATTGCCCTGCTCCCAGAAGTTTATCTCCAGAAAAACTTACAATATCTGTACCTTTTTGAATGCTTTCTTGAACAGTTGGTTCATAATTTAAACCATATTTTCTCAGGTCAATCAGGCATCCACTACCTAAATCCTCAAAAAATAAGATATTTTTTTTCCTGGCAAGATTTGATAATTCTTCCATTTTAACACTTTGAACAAATCCCTCTTGATAAAAATTGCTTTGATGAACCTTCATAATAGCACCAGTTAATTCACTTATATTGTTCTCATAATCCCTTAAATGAGTTTTATTAGTGGTACCCACTTCCTTCAGAATTGCTCCAGAAGATGTTATTACATCTGGAATTCTGAAAGATCCTCCTATTTCAATAAGTTCAGATCTCGAAATTAACACTTCTTTTTTGTTAAGAAGAGTATTTAAAGTTATATAAACAGCAGCAGCATTATTATTTACTACCGTTGCATCTTCAGAACCAGTTAAAGCTATAAGGATATCTCTAATTAACAAATCTCTTCTTCCCCTCTTGTTATTAAAAAGATCATATTCAAGATTAGAATAATTAGTAGCTATTTCAGCCACTTCTTTAGCCACTGAATCATTTAGAGGAGATCTGCCAAGATTAGTATGTATAATAATTCCCGTAGCATTAATAACTCTTTTTAAAACAGATTTATTTAAAAAATTTAACTTTATCTTTATATTTTCAATAATTTTATCTTTAGTAATATTTTTACCGCTTCTAATAGCTTCTCTTGCTATTTCTACTTCTCTTTGGCTAATCAATACACACAAATCGTGCGGAACATTAATATCGTTTCTTTTTATTTCTTTAAGGATATAAGATATAGATGGAATTTGATGAAAATCCATTTTTTCACCTACTCAAATATGTCATTAAATTTACATTCAAATCTAAAATTGCCTAATTTGTTTTTAAAAATTATTTCTTCTTTTGGTAAGGGTAAAAATACATCTTCATCTAAATCAAAGAGATACAAACATCGAATGTCAATGTGCCTTTCGCTAAAAAAGTCTAAATCAAATTTAGAGAAAAAATCCTTCAAATGAATAATAAGATCTCTGTAATAAAACGTACACTGATCGATATTTTCTAAAATATCTCCTAAAGAAAACAAATTTCTTGATATATTATAAAAACTTACTTCTTTAACATCAAATCTTATTCCTTTTGAAATAAAAGTTTTACCAGAACTAAAAAGTATGGAAAAAAAAGGTGAAACTTTTATGCTTTTTAAATCATCATCTATACTTGAGAGTTGCAAAATCCTATAATTTGGGAATCGGATTGGTTTATTATCCATTACTCTATATGCTTCAAAAATTTCATGTATTACAGGAAAAGAACCGATATTATTTCTAAAAGTAAATTCTAAAAAAGTCAAATTTTACCTCTCCCTCTTAATCATCGAAGATTTCAAATTTTAATTTAATATATTACCTGAAACTTATTTTTTTCCAAAGATTTTATAGGCAACTTTTTCTACAGCTATATATAAAACAGGAATTATAAATACACCTATAAAAGTTCCTGTTAACATACCACCTACCACCGATGTGCCCATAGCAATTCTTGCGCCGGAACCCGCACCGGATGCGATTGCCAATGGCAAACAGCCGAAGATAAAAGCAAAGGAAGTCATAAGAATTGGTCTTAGTCTTACCCTCGCAGCCTCTACAATAGCTTCAATTTGGCCCATCCCACTTTCTTCTCTGATCCTTGAAAACTGAATTATTAAAATTGCATTTTTTGCAGCAAGCCCAATAAGCATTATAAGCCCAATTTGCATATATACATTATTACTAAGATGTCTTATATATTGGAAAAAAGTTGCACCAAACATCGCAGTAGGAACTGATAATATTACACTGATGGGAACAAACCAACTCTCATATAAAGCTGCAAGACATAAAAACGCAAAAATTAGAGATAGAGCAAAAAGAATAGGTGCTTTCTGCCCAGATTTTTGTTCCTCCAGGCTCAAATCTGCCCAATCATAAGAGAAAGTTGCAGGCAAGACTTTATGCGCTACTTCTACCAATGCTTGCATAGCTTGACCTGAACTATAACCAGGAGCAGGATTACCACCAATTTGAATTGCTCTATAATTATCAAACCTTTGTATTACTGAAGGACCATCTGTAAGTTTTGCACTAGCAAGGGTACTTAAAGGGATCATTTTCCCTTCAGGATTTCTTACATAAAAAAACTTTATATCATTTGGAGTAGTCCTAAATTGAGGTAAAGCTTGCATAGTTACTTTATAAGTTTTTCCATAAAGATTTATATCGTTAACCTCAAGGCCTCCATAAAAAGTTTGCATTGTATTAAATACATCAGTAAGAGGAATTCCTAATTTTTTTACTTTATCTCTATCAATATTATAGGTATAGCCAGGTGTATTTGCATTAAAAGTGGAATAAATTGTTCCAATTGCAGGCATCTTTTTTGCTTCATTAATAAATTCTTTAGAAATGTTATCCATCTCTTGAAAACTCGCTTCCCCACCTCTATCCTCAAGCATTATTGTAAAGCCGCCTCTTGTTCCAATTCCTGGTAAAGAAGAGGGAAGTAGCGGTAAAACTGTTGCATTTGGGAATTGCTGAGATTTAATAAATATTTGTCTTAAAATGCTTTGCGCAGATAACTCTTGAGTTCTTCTTTCATCCCAAGGCTTAAGTCTTATAAAGATAACGCCTGTGCTTGAATCGGCAGCAAAAGTTAAAAAGTTTATGCCGTTGACACATGTAACAGCATATACACCGGGAATTTGCCTAATTACTTGACCTATTTCATTTATTTCATTAGAAGTAACGTTCAAACTTGTGCCCTGTGGTAGTGAAACTGCTGCTATAAGATAACCCTGATCCTCATCTGGAACAAAAGAAGTTGGAAGTTTAGAAACAATAAAAAATGTAACAATCGTTAACAATATAATAAATAACAAGCCCCATTTAACTTTTCTAATCAATTTGTAAACTATTTGAGAATATTTATAAACAATCCTTTCAAAGTTATCGTTAAATTTGTCAAAAAACTTAGCAAGCAACCCTTTGTGTTTGGTTGGATCATATGGAGTTAACATCCTCGCACACAATGTAGGTGTAAGAGAAAGTGCTACTATTACAGAGAGGATCATAGAAACAGTTATAGTTAATGCAAATTGCTTATACAAAACCCCCATAGTTCCACCAAAAAATGCAACTGGTATAAAAACTGAAGCCAAAACAAACGCTATTGCTACAATTGCAGCTGAAACTTCTTTCATAGCTTTTTGAGCAGCCCCAAAAGGGTTCATACCGTCATATCTAATATGACGTTCTACTGCTTCAATAACTACAATTGCATCATCAACTACCAAACCTATTGCCAAAACCATAGCAAAAAGTGTAAGAGTATTGATAGAAAAACCAAAAACAAGAAACATAGCAAAGGTACCTATCAATGACACTGGTACGGCAAGCATTGGTATAAGAGTCGCTTTCCAGGACTGCAAAAAAATAAAAATTACTACCATAACTAAAAGCAAAGCCTCAAATAAAGTTACTAACACCTCCTTCAAAGATTCTCTTATAAAAAGCGTGTTGTCAACAACGATTTCATATTTCATATCAGGAGGGAAATTTTTTGAGGCATTTTGTATGATTTCTTTGCACTGATCTACTGTTTTCAAAGCATCAGCATCAGGAGTTAGTTGTACTCCAAAAGCAGCCGCATTATATCCATCCATAGTTGAGTTATACATATAAAACCTACCACCTAAGTTAACTCGAGCAATATCTTTTAACCTCACAATAGATCCATCAGGATTGGCTCTTACTATAATATTTTCAAACTCTTGAGGTGTACTTAACCTACCCTTTACTCTGGTAATATATTGAAATGCTTGATCAGCAGGTGTTGGCATTTGACCTATGGTGCCGGATGCTGCTTGTACATTTTGTTCTTTTATTGCATTGTAAACATCTGTCGTAGTTATACCCAATTGAGCCATTTTTTCTGGATTTAGCCAAATTCTCATCCCAAAGGGAGATCCATACATCATTACCTGACCTACACCCTTCACCCTTTGTAATTGCTGAACTATATTAATATTTCCATAATTTGCTAGAAAAGTAGACTCATATGTTCCTTTGGGAGAATAAAGCGAAAAAACAAGAGCATTTTGAGGTGTAACTTTCATCACATTAATTCCATACTGAACCACCTCAGAAGGCAATAAAGGAGATGCCTGACCCACTCTATTCTGAGCTTGTACAGTAGCCAGATCTGGATTTTTGCCAAGTTCAAATTGAACTTGTAATGTATAACTTCCTGTATCAGTACTTGTAGATAACATAGAAACCATACCTTCTACACCATTAACCTGATCTTCCATTTGTTGAGCAACCGTTTGTTCTACAGTTTGAGCATTTGCAGCAGGATAATTCGCTATAACATTAACTTGTGGAGGGGTTATCTGAGGATAAACAGCAATTGGTAAATTTACCATTGCAAGCAAACCAACCAGAACTATTATTAACGAAACAACAATCGCAAAAATTGGGTTTTTAATAAAAAATTGCGCCATAAACTACTTTATACCCAAAGATTCGGGAGTGACCTCTATTACTTTAACAATAGTTCCTGTAGGAGCTTTCTGAAATCCTTCAACTATAACGTTATCACCAGGCCTAAGTCCATCCTCTACAACCCAAAGAGAACCTATCCTTGGTCCCATTTTAACAGGAACCATCTGTGCTTTACTATTGTTATCTACAATAGTAATAAAGGTCTTATCCAAAATCTGCTGAACCGCCATTTGAGGTACAAGAATAGCATTTTTTAAGTGACCTTCCAAAAGAACTACTTTAGCAAACATTCCTGGAACAAGAATATTCTCAGGATTTGGGAAAAGTGCTTTTATTGAAAGAGTTCCGGTATTTTGAGTAAGACCTCTATTTATTTCAGTTATTTTTCCTGGATATTTATAAGTCGTTCCATCAGAAAGCACAAGTTTTATCCTTTTACCTACATCACTATTTATCGGATCAACACCATTTTTAATCATATTTAGATAATCGTTTTCAGAAATGCTGAACAAAACATACATAGGATCGGGCGACGATAACGTGCATAAAACAGTTTGCCCAGCGGTGACGAATGCACCTAAACTCAAATCATCTCCGACACCCAGCTTACCACTAAAAGGTGCAACAATTAAGGTATCGCTCAAATTATCTTCAGCCTGTTTGAGATTTGCTCTCATTGCTTCTACAATCTGATAGTCTTGTTTGGCAATCGATGCGGCTGTATCTGAAGTTTGTTGTGGAACAGCATCCTGAGCAGCAAGAATCTTATATCTGTCGGCATCAAGCTTTGCATTTTCATAATTTGCAATTGCCTGTGCTAACTGTGCTTTTGCCTGAAGAACAGCAGCCTCATAAGCTCTTTTGTCAATTTGAAAAAGGGGCTGACCTGCTTTTACTAGATCTCCACCCTTTATATACTTTGCAACTATATTTCCAGAAACTTTAGCTTTGATTTGAACATCGTTCACAGCTTCTACTTGACCTACGTAATCTTGATAAACATCAGTATCCTTTACTATAACTTTCATTGCCTTAACTACCGGTATTCGACTTACAGGCACGCTTTTCTTGTTAAGAAAACTAAAAGCTAATAGCACAATTATAAGAATACCTATAATCGAAGATGCTATAATAACCTTTCTTTTTAACATATCTTTTAACATATCTTTAATTGAATCTAATCCAATCCAATTGCCTTATACAAAGCCGCTTTTGCAACCTGATAGTCAAACTTAGCTTGAGCATATTGAGTTTGGGAAGTAGAAAGCTGTGCCTCTGCATCTAACACCTCAGAAATGGTGTTTACACCTGCCTGGTATCTAACTCTAGCTAATCTCAAGCTTTCTTCAGCCTCCGCTACTGATTTAGAAATGGTATCAATTCTTTGTTTTGCAGATATAAGATTTAAAAGCGCTTGCTTTACGTCCAGCTTAACTTGATCAAAAATCTGCTTTTCATAGTCTTCTTGAGTTCTATATGCTATTATTGCCTGCTGAACCTGACTTCTAATTATGCCACCATTATAAATTGGAATGGTCATCTCTACCACTGCACCCCAATCCTGGTTATTGGGGAAAAAGTGATTATCTACCCATTCTTTATATGCTGTAATAGTAAAGTCAGGAAGTCTTTTAGTCTTTGCAACCCATATAAGCTTCTTTGCAGCCTCTGCAGCAAATCTCGCAGCCCTAAGATCAGGTCTAAAAGAAACAGCCTTTGTTGTTAATTCGTCCACACTACCAGTTATATTGGGCACATCTTGATCTTTTGCAAGAATCAATTTTGTGTTCATTGGATATCCTATAAGATTATTCAAAGAAGAATAAGCCAAATCTCTTTGGTTTTTTGCATCCAGTAAGTTTTGTTTTATTTGAGCCAGAGCTACCTGAACTCTTAATACATCAATTTTAGCTGCCGTTCCAGCGTTATACATAGCCTGAGTAACCCTAAGTTGTTCTTCAATTTGCTTTAGATCTGCTTCTTGAGAAGCCACGTTATCTTCTGCCTGCAAACATTGAAAGTACGCTTTTGTAACTCGATACGTTAAATCTTGAACTGCACTTCTATAATTTTCTTCAGCTTCTCTTACGTTAAGCCAGGCAGCAGATCTTTGCTCCCAAATCTTTCTCCATACATCAAACTCATATGTTAAAACAGCCCTATGATCATAAGTAGTTTTATAGCCTGTTGGGACTTTACCTATTCCCGGAAGCATAATAGCAGGAGCACTTTTTAACTCTGTATAAGTTGACTGCCAATTTAGATGAGGAACGAGATAACCAGATATTTCGTGCGCCTGCATTCTTGCATTTCCAATCTTTTCTCTATCCATTTTTAACAAAGGACTATAGTTTTTTGCAAGTTCTATTGCTTTATCAAGAGTAAGACTTAACTCTTCAGGAGGATTAGTGGGCTTATATTCCAGAACTTCCTCTTTTGATTGAGCAACACAAGTAAGAGATACAAAAACAAAAAATAAAATAAAGAAAATAAAACAATTAATCTTTATTCTCATCTAATCAACCCCGAAGTTAAACCCGAAAAAATCATTTGCCATATTTC comes from Thermodesulfobium acidiphilum and encodes:
- a CDS encoding efflux RND transporter periplasmic adaptor subunit, encoding MLKRKVIIASSIIGILIIVLLAFSFLNKKSVPVSRIPVVKAMKVIVKDTDVYQDYVGQVEAVNDVQIKAKVSGNIVAKYIKGGDLVKAGQPLFQIDKRAYEAAVLQAKAQLAQAIANYENAKLDADRYKILAAQDAVPQQTSDTAASIAKQDYQIVEAMRANLKQAEDNLSDTLIVAPFSGKLGVGDDLSLGAFVTAGQTVLCTLSSPDPMYVLFSISENDYLNMIKNGVDPINSDVGKRIKLVLSDGTTYKYPGKITEINRGLTQNTGTLSIKALFPNPENILVPGMFAKVVLLEGHLKNAILVPQMAVQQILDKTFITIVDNNSKAQMVPVKMGPRIGSLWVVEDGLRPGDNVIVEGFQKAPTGTIVKVIEVTPESLGIK
- a CDS encoding TolC family protein → MRIKINCFIFFILFFVFVSLTCVAQSKEEVLEYKPTNPPEELSLTLDKAIELAKNYSPLLKMDREKIGNARMQAHEISGYLVPHLNWQSTYTELKSAPAIMLPGIGKVPTGYKTTYDHRAVLTYEFDVWRKIWEQRSAAWLNVREAEENYRSAVQDLTYRVTKAYFQCLQAEDNVASQEADLKQIEEQLRVTQAMYNAGTAAKIDVLRVQVALAQIKQNLLDAKNQRDLAYSSLNNLIGYPMNTKLILAKDQDVPNITGSVDELTTKAVSFRPDLRAARFAAEAAKKLIWVAKTKRLPDFTITAYKEWVDNHFFPNNQDWGAVVEMTIPIYNGGIIRSQVQQAIIAYRTQEDYEKQIFDQVKLDVKQALLNLISAKQRIDTISKSVAEAEESLRLARVRYQAGVNTISEVLDAEAQLSTSQTQYAQAKFDYQVAKAALYKAIGLD
- a CDS encoding NAD(P)/FAD-dependent oxidoreductase — its product is MSKIVVLGSGISGHTASCFLRKYLGNEHQITVVSPTKKYNWIPSNVWVGVGDMKPDQVLFDLEPIYKKANINFINAKATKIYPEGNKSISSPFVVVEEISSKKERNIEYDYLINATGPKLNFDATTGLGPSRNSQSICSASHAVQAWENLSSLIKEMKNGKNKTIVIGVGHGMATCQGAAFEYLFNVESKLKREKVRDRARIIYITNEYELGDFGMGGLHLKYGGYIAHSKTFTESLFAEREIFWIKRAHPLEISKNKIKYETLDGTFHELEFDFAMLIPPFAGVGLKAFNKKEEDITGSLFLPNGFMKVDGNYNPKPYIEWDAEDWPKTLQNPKYKNVFAIGIAFAPPHPISKPMQSPNKTTISPTAPRTGMPSAMMGKAVAQSIANLIKGKNKPLHTASMAKLGAACVASTGTGFFSGTAVSITVYPIVPDFKRFPEYGRDLNFTFGDIGLAGHWIKLLLHYAFIYKAKLNPFWYIIPE
- a CDS encoding efflux RND transporter permease subunit yields the protein MAQFFIKNPIFAIVVSLIIVLVGLLAMVNLPIAVYPQITPPQVNVIANYPAANAQTVEQTVAQQMEDQVNGVEGMVSMLSTSTDTGSYTLQVQFELGKNPDLATVQAQNRVGQASPLLPSEVVQYGINVMKVTPQNALVFSLYSPKGTYESTFLANYGNINIVQQLQRVKGVGQVMMYGSPFGMRIWLNPEKMAQLGITTTDVYNAIKEQNVQAASGTIGQMPTPADQAFQYITRVKGRLSTPQEFENIIVRANPDGSIVRLKDIARVNLGGRFYMYNSTMDGYNAAAFGVQLTPDADALKTVDQCKEIIQNASKNFPPDMKYEIVVDNTLFIRESLKEVLVTLFEALLLVMVVIFIFLQSWKATLIPMLAVPVSLIGTFAMFLVFGFSINTLTLFAMVLAIGLVVDDAIVVIEAVERHIRYDGMNPFGAAQKAMKEVSAAIVAIAFVLASVFIPVAFFGGTMGVLYKQFALTITVSMILSVIVALSLTPTLCARMLTPYDPTKHKGLLAKFFDKFNDNFERIVYKYSQIVYKLIRKVKWGLLFIILLTIVTFFIVSKLPTSFVPDEDQGYLIAAVSLPQGTSLNVTSNEINEIGQVIRQIPGVYAVTCVNGINFLTFAADSSTGVIFIRLKPWDERRTQELSAQSILRQIFIKSQQFPNATVLPLLPSSLPGIGTRGGFTIMLEDRGGEASFQEMDNISKEFINEAKKMPAIGTIYSTFNANTPGYTYNIDRDKVKKLGIPLTDVFNTMQTFYGGLEVNDINLYGKTYKVTMQALPQFRTTPNDIKFFYVRNPEGKMIPLSTLASAKLTDGPSVIQRFDNYRAIQIGGNPAPGYSSGQAMQALVEVAHKVLPATFSYDWADLSLEEQKSGQKAPILFALSLIFAFLCLAALYESWFVPISVILSVPTAMFGATFFQYIRHLSNNVYMQIGLIMLIGLAAKNAILIIQFSRIREESGMGQIEAIVEAARVRLRPILMTSFAFIFGCLPLAIASGAGSGARIAMGTSVVGGMLTGTFIGVFIIPVLYIAVEKVAYKIFGKK
- the selA gene encoding L-seryl-tRNA(Sec) selenium transferase, which gives rise to MDFHQIPSISYILKEIKRNDINVPHDLCVLISQREVEIAREAIRSGKNITKDKIIENIKIKLNFLNKSVLKRVINATGIIIHTNLGRSPLNDSVAKEVAEIATNYSNLEYDLFNNKRGRRDLLIRDILIALTGSEDATVVNNNAAAVYITLNTLLNKKEVLISRSELIEIGGSFRIPDVITSSGAILKEVGTTNKTHLRDYENNISELTGAIMKVHQSNFYQEGFVQSVKMEELSNLARKKNILFFEDLGSGCLIDLRKYGLNYEPTVQESIQKGTDIVSFSGDKLLGAGQCGIILGKSKLIERIRKNPLMRVLRVDKMTLCALEGTLRLYLDKRYEEIPVYRMLAKTIDEMIQDAKYIISNVKNKNLTLEIFESEGRLGGGSTPRSFFKTIGIGIKHKILSTKDIETFLTRRSIPIIGRVLDDFYFLDMKTVYSKELDFILQALSEMS